A stretch of the Archangium violaceum genome encodes the following:
- a CDS encoding HNH endonuclease signature motif containing protein — MTADTGRPRRFSKADRDAAYEKSQDATGRTRCEYCDEELTRESGQSKSYEADHRKPYSKGGPSSSENLAPSCRTCNREKGAKELDTDWIPPKER; from the coding sequence ATGACCGCGGATACAGGGAGGCCGCGTCGGTTCAGTAAGGCAGACCGCGACGCGGCCTACGAAAAGAGCCAGGATGCAACAGGCCGAACTCGTTGTGAGTACTGCGACGAGGAGCTGACGCGAGAATCGGGGCAGTCGAAATCCTATGAGGCGGATCATCGAAAGCCGTACAGCAAAGGTGGACCCTCTTCATCCGAGAATCTGGCACCCTCCTGCCGAACTTGCAACCGCGAGAAAGGGGCCAAGGAACTGGATACCGACTGGATTCCTCCAAAGGAACGTTAA